From the Lolium rigidum isolate FL_2022 chromosome 2, APGP_CSIRO_Lrig_0.1, whole genome shotgun sequence genome, one window contains:
- the LOC124686806 gene encoding uncharacterized protein LOC124686806, which yields MKPWRKKYCISCLGSLLPQLLWNLIERQTKHLIVIGPAALDWFLSVSIAPFRGNSEFPVNSSPGAQTVDTSDPATEFSSSSIQPSDPAASNRRSILPDPSENMPNLPEHERTPQDTADYEYHGDSPF from the exons ATGAAGCCATGGAGAAAAAAATATTGCATCAGCTGTTTGGGTAGCTTGCTTCCGCAATTGCTTTGGAATTTGATTGAAAG GCAAACGAAGCACTTGATTGTCATTGGGCCAGCAGCACTTGATTGGTTTCTTTCCGTCAGCATCGCCCCTTTTAGAG GGAATTCTGAATTCCCTGTGAATTCATCTCCAG GTGCTCAAACAGTAGACACCAGCGACCCAGCCACAGAATTCAGCAGCAGCTCCATACAGCCTAGTGATCCAGCAGCAAGTAACAGAAGATCTATACTGCCTGATCCATCTGAAAATATGCCAAATCTGCCAGAACATGAAAGAACCCCACAAGACACAGCTGACTACGAATATCATGGAGATAGTCCATTCTGA
- the LOC124692021 gene encoding uncharacterized protein LOC124692021, whose amino-acid sequence MIHEHHHLPQRRREGLYVDEVCEPGFQRCRVGMSSPARNLYTLHTTRREALRISHREEAPCSWRGSKPSCRLVANVWFWLIYRGIQKIEGTGIRENGGKAILEHWSELQQDQCRPEFPSWYCMDRFGLIYDPYTYCTLRLQSIWLLCLLHNGLHRSAMKVIKNGLNIMHSHLHSDTGICCLKGLTLRLGRRGLCSRYGRPSTRTVF is encoded by the exons ATGATTCATGAG CATCATCATCTCCcgcagcggcggagggagggcCTCTACGTTGATGAGGTTTGTGAACCCGGCTTTCAACGCTGCAGAGTCGGGATGTCTTCGCCAGCACGGAACTTGTACACTCTCCACACCACCCGAAGAGAAGCTTTGAGAATCAGCCACCGAGAAGAAGCACCATGCAGCTGGCGAGGTTCCAAACCTTCATGCAG GTTGGTGGCAAATGTTTGGTTTTGGTTAATTTACAGAGGAATCCAAAAGATAGAAGGCACAGGAATAAGAGAAAATGGAG GGAAAGCTATTTTAGAGCATTGGTCGGAGTTACAACAAGATCAGTGTCGCCCAGAATTTCCTTCTTGGTACTGCATGGATAGATTTGGTTTGATATATGATCCATATACTTATTGCACTCTCAGACTACAGTCCATATG GTTGTTGTGTTTATTGCACAACGGTTTGCATCGAAGTGCAATGAAGGTAATAAAAAATGGACTGAATATTATGCACAGTCACCTTCATAGTGACACAGGAATATGCTGTTTGAAAG GATTGACTCTTCGGTTGGGACGGCGTGGGCTGTGTTCAAGATATGGCAGGCCATCAACCCGAACGGTGTTCTGA